Proteins from a genomic interval of Chelonoidis abingdonii isolate Lonesome George chromosome 7, CheloAbing_2.0, whole genome shotgun sequence:
- the GM2A gene encoding ganglioside GM2 activator — translation MQALALALCALQLCPAVLGGRWGQPFQVERPQSRRLSKLGGFSWKNCGNGTDPFVIKSLSVAPDPIHIPGNLKVSVEVSSKADIGSPLKAVFTVEKKIVDIWIKIPCVDEIGSCTYDGLCGILDNVIPPGSPCPEPLLSYGIPCHCPFKQGSYSLPSSEFYLPIIQLPSWLTNGDYSVQVVLSSSAKQLACVQVTLSLHSE, via the exons ATGCAGGCGCTGGCCCTGGCGCTCTGTGCTCTGCAGCTGTGCCCAGCTGTGCTGGGCGGCCGGTGGGGGCAGCCCTTCCAGGTGGAGAGGCCTCAGTCCAGGCGGCTGAGCAAG CTTGGTGGCTTCTCGTGGAAGAACTGTGGCAATGGGACCGATCCCTTTGTGATTAAGAGTCTGTCCGTAGCTCCGGACCCGATCCACATCCCCGGGAACCTGAAAGTCAGCGTGGAGGTTTCCAGTAAAGCTGACATCGGCTCACCTCTGAAG GCAGTGTTTACCGTGGAAAAGAAGATAGTTGACATATGGATAAAGATCCCCTGCGTGGATGAGATCGGGAGCTGCACATATGATGGCCTTTGTGGAATCCTGGACAACGTCATCCCCCCTGGATCACCATGCCCTGAGCCTCTGCTCAGCTACGGcatcccctgccactgccccttcAAACAG GGCTCTTACTCCCTGCCATCCAGTGAGTTCTACTTGCCCATCATACAGTTGCCCTCCTGGCTGACTAATGGCGACTACAGCGTCCAGGTTGTCCTGAGCAGCAGTGCCAAGCAGCTCGCCTGTGTCCAGGTGACCTTGTCCCTCCATTCTGAGTGA